In the genome of Devosia rhizoryzae, the window TGGGTTCGTTTACCGTCAATCCGCCGGTGCTCGATGGCTATGACCGGGTGCCGCTCGAGCGCGGGCACCTGACCAATGTCGGCGATTTCCTCTCCGCCTTCGTGCTCAAGGGGGCGGCGCTCGATCGTTCTCTTTGCGATCAGAACTTCCGCATCTTTACCGGTGTCGAGCGCTTCAACATCGCCATGAGTTTTCTCGACAATGACGAAGCCACCTCGCCGCGTACCGGCTACCAGGGCCCGCTTGTCGCCTGCTCGGTGGATTACCAGCCGGTGTCTGGACATTTCGAGAGCTCGGAGATGACCAGCTATCTGGCCGACACCAGCCGCATCATCGCCTGGTATGCGCCGCTCGGCGCCTCCGGCTATTTCGTGCCCTATCGCGTCATTATCGGCACCTCGATGGGCGACATGTCCATGGTTCTGACCAGCGCCCGCAGCTGAGGGCTAAGTCCCGGAACGGGACGGTCAACGGGTTTATCGATAATTTTGGCGGGTGAAGTGCCTGCAGAAGCGCCCGAGCCCGGTTAACGGCGTGGGCGCTTTTTTGTTTTTGGCGGTAGGGGATTGGGAGGGAAGGGCTCGAGCGACGCGAAATTTACTGCTTGTTCATTGAGGTGAACGGATTTGCGGGGTGTTCTCTGCGCGCTTAGGCCCTTTAGGGTCCCTGCGTCTTATCCAGCCACCATCACTTGTGGAGAACAAAGCGGCACGGCAGGCCGATCCGCGATTCTGTCCCTGTTCGTTCTCAGTTTGCCCCAAGCGTTAAGAAGCAGGCGCTTCGATGGGAGAATGTGTTCCAGAACAGGAGCATGAAGGCACCCCCTTCCGAGCGTCGCTAAGGTGCTGCGCACCTAAGCTTTGCTTGCCTTCCCCTCTGAGGGGGAAGGTAGGGCCGGTGGGATTGGCTGGAGAGTGCCACACCCACCGTGTTCACCCTCCCCCTTGAGGGGAGGGTAGCGTAGCTTGGCCGCAGGCTTAGCGTAGCTAGGGAGGGGGTGCTTGCGATGATGGGGCCTGTCCCATTGCGGCACGTCAATCAGGTTTATTCTCAATTCAGCAGGCTGAACGCGAGGATTTGTGCCGGCCTGCGGATGAAGGCTCGAAAAAAGCGGTGAGCTTGGCTGTTAACGATCTCTCCACCTTTGGCCTTCTGAAGCCAAAATTTACCGGTCTTCAACACTGTTGAACGCAGTTTCTGGGCTGGTGGGCCCGCGCCATGGAGCCGGGTGGTGTGCTTGTGGCATTAGACATTTCCTCCCACCATATCTCGTAGGGAACAAAGCCGCATTGGGTGATTCTCGCCGATTCGATGCCGGTTCGTTCCCATCTCGTTCCGGCGGTTAATGGCGGGGAGCAAGCGTGGCAACTTTGTCCCTTTGCGGGACATTGCGCTGGCGGTACTCGCAAGTGGCGCATGGACCGCTTACATAGGGGCGCAATGAGTTTCGCACCTTCCCATTCGGTCAAGGCCATTCTGGGGCCGACCAATACTGGCAAGACCTATTTCGCCATCGAGCGGATGCTGGCCCATCCCACCGGGATGATCGGCCTGCCGCTGCGCCTTTTGGCGCGCGAGGTCTATCAGCGCGTCGTAGAGCGGGTGGGCGAGCAGGCGGTGGCGCTGATCACCGGCGAAGAGCGCATCGTGCCCGCCAAGCCGCGCTACTGGGTGGCGACGGTGGAAGCGATGCCCATGGACATTCATGTCGATTGCGTTGCCATCGACGAAATCCAGACGGCGATCGACTTCTATCGCGGGCATATCTTTACCGACCGGATCCTCAAGGCGCGCGGCTTTCATGAGACGCTGTTGCTGGGCTCGGGCACCATGGCCAATGTGGTCAGAAAGCTCGTGCCGCATGTCGAGATCATCGACCGGCCACGGTTTTCGCAGCTGACCTATGCGGGGTCGAAGAAGATTTCGCGGCAGCCGCCGCGCTCCGCCATCGTCGCCTTTTCGGCACGGCAGGTCTATGCCATTGCCGAGCTGATCCGGCGCGAGCGGGGCGGGGCAGCGGTGGTAATGGGCGCGCTGTCGCCGCGTACGCGCAATGCCCAGGTCGAGCTTTACCAGAATGGCGATGTCGATTTTCTGGTGGCGACCGATGCCATCGGCATGGGACTCAACCTCGACATCCACCATGTGGCCTTTGCCGACGATACGAAATTCGACGGCCATCAGTCGCGGCCGCTGACGCCATCGGAGCTCGGGCAGATTGCCGGGCGGGCGGGGCGGCACAAGCATAATGGCACGTTTGGGGTGACCGGCGGCACCGAGGGGTTCGACGAAGAACTCGTGGTGCAGCTCGAAACGCATGACTTCGAGCCGATTAAGGTCGTGCAATGGCGCAACAGCGTGCTCGACTTTTCCTCGATCGAGCGGCTGCGCGGGTCGCTGGAAGCGGCGCCGGATGATCGGACGCTGACGCGGGTGCCGGTGGCTAAGGACCAGCATGCGCTTGAATTCGTCGCCCGCAACGAGGGCGCGGCGCTAGCGCGCGGGCATGAAGCGGTCAAGCTCTTGTGGGAATGCTGCCAGATCCCCGACTACCAGGGAATTTCGCCGGCTGCGCATGGCGAGATCGTTACGCGGATCTTCACCGATCTCAGACGAAACCGCCACGTCAACGCGGATTGGATTGCCGAGCAGGTGCGGTTTTGCGACAACAGTGAAGGCGATATCGATACCCTGAGCAACCGGATCAAGCAGATCCGCACTTGGACCTTTGTCGCTAATCGCAAAAACTGGCTTGAAGACCCGGCTTATTGGCGCGAAAAGACACGGGATATTGAAGACCGCCTGAGTGACGCGCTCCATGAGCGCCTAACCCAGCGCTTCGTCGACCGACGGACCAGCGTGCTGCTCCGCCACCTGAAAGACAAACGTATGGTATCTCCTGAAATCAACGGCCAAGGCGAAGTGCGGCTCGAGGGCCATCTGATCGGAACGATCGAGGGCTTCCGCTTCACGCTGGCGCGCAACGATGGCGACATGGACGCCAAGGGTCTGCGCGGGGCTGCCGAGTCGGTGGTGGCGCCGGAGATCCACAATCGCGCCGAGCGGCTCGGCGGAGCGCCGAACGAGGAATTCGTGCTGGCGACGGACGGGCGCATGCGTTGGCGCGGCGAAGTGGTTGCCGAGCTGGCCGAGGGCGACAGCATCTACCGGCCGCGCATCATTATCCTTGCCGACGAGACCTTGACCGGCCCGGACCTCGAAAAGGTTCAGGACCGTTTGTCGCTTTGGCTGCGGCATCATATCAACACCGTGCTCGAGCAGGTGATGAGCCTTGAGGCGCCCGCCGACATCGAGGGCACGGCGCGCGGTATCGCTTATCAGCTGTTTGAAGGCATCGGCATCCTGCCGCGCGGCGCGGTGTCGGACGAAGTCAAGGGGCTGGACCAGGACGTGCGCGGCAAGCTGCGCAAGCTCGGCATCAAGTTCGGCGCCTACCATATCTATCTGCCGCTTTCGCTGAAGCCGGCGCCGCGCGAACTGGCGATCATCCTTTTCGCGCTCAAGCATGGCGGCGTGCGCCAGCCGGGCGTGACCGATATTCCGCATATCGTGCTTTCGGGCCGGACGAGCTTTTTGGTCGATCCGGAAGTCGATCCGCGGCTTTATGAGATCGCCGGCTTCAAGGTGGCCGGCAAGCGCGCCGTCCGCATCGATATCCTCGAGCGCCTCGCCGACATTATACGTCCGCTGATCGCGCTCGATGCCGGGCGGCCCTATGCGGGCGACCTGCCGGCCGGCGCCGCGGAAGGCAATGGCTTCCGCACGACCGTCGAGATGACCAGCTTGCTCGGCTGTTCGGGCGAAGACTTTGCGTCGATCCTCCAATCCCTGGGGTATCGCCTGCGGCGCACGCCCAAGGTTGCGGCACCAGCCGAAGCGTCTGCGGAAGCGCCGGCGCTCGAAGCGGTGCTGGAGGATAATCCGGCGTCGGTCGATGCCGTGGATGAAGTCGCTATTGAACCTGCTCCGGTCGAGATCGTGGCTGAGGGCGTCGTGCCGGATGCCGCGCCGGCCGATGCTTCTGCTCCGGCTGAGCCGGAATTCGACGAGGTTTGGTTCCCGGGCCGCCGCAATGACCATCATCAGCCGCGTCGTCCGGAAGGTCGCCGCCGGCCGGAAGGCGATGCCGAAGCGGGGCAGAACCGACGGCCCGACCGCACGCGCCCGGCCCATGCCAAGGGCGGCCAGCGCCGGCCGGAAGGGGATGCGGGTCAGCGCCCGAGCACTGAGCGTCCGAGCAACGAGCGGCCCAAGAACGAGCGCCCGAAGAACGAACGCCCGGCGCAAACGCGGCCACGCGATGACGAGCGCCGCACGCGTCCGGAAAAGAACGAGCGTCCGGCTGCCAATGCAAATTCGCGTCCGGCGCGGGAAGAGCGCAAGGTGGTGTTCGATCCCGATAGCCCCTTTGCCAAGCTCGCCGCCCTGCGCGGCAAGACCGAGTAATTGACGGAACCGGGCGCAGCGCCGCTGCACAAGGAGCGGCTCGACCGGTTCCTCCATTTCTCGCGCGCGGTTAAATCGCGAACGCTGGCGCAAAAGCTGATCGAAAGCGGAGCGGTCCGGGTTAATTCCGAAAGGACCGAACGCACCGATCTCAAGGTTGGCGCAGGGGATGTCCTGACCATGACGCTGCACGGTCGGCTGGTCGTGTGGCGGATCCTCGATGCCGGATCCCGGCGTGGGCCGGCCAGCGAAGCGCAGGGGCTTTACGAAGATATCTCGCCACCACCGCTGCCGCGGCCGGAAGTCTCCGTCTATGACGCGGCGATTGCGGAGCGGGCGCCGGGTTCGGGACGGCCGACCAAGAAAGAGCGGCGGGAGACGGATCGGCTGATCGAGGACGAGGAGTAGGGGGGTGTACCCCATGAGACCTCATGGTGAGCTTGTCGAAACGCGAGGTTGGGCAGCTTAGATCCTGCCACGACCTCGTCCTTCGACAGGCTCAGGATGAGGTCTACTGGTGCTTCGGCGTGCGGGGGGATGCGCCAATGCGTCTAGCCGCTGAGTATTGCAGCCGGCACGGAAACCGTTTAGCACCGGCATCGTTGAGACAGGCGCATTGACCTTCCCCAAGGTCGCACCGCCAGCTAATCGGGATAGCCCTCCGAAGATGACCTATATCGTCACCGACAATTGCATTGCCTGCAAATATACCGACTGCGTCGAAGTGTGTCCGGTGGACTGCTTCTATGAAGGCGAAAACATGCTGGTGATCCATCCGGACGAGTGCATCGATTGTGGCGTCTGCGAGCCCGAATGCCCGGCCGAAGCGATCAAGCCGGATACCGAAAGCGGGCTTGACGCCTGGCTCGAGCTCAACCGCAAATTCTCGGCGGCCTGGCCGAACCTGACCGAGCGCCGCGACCAGCTGCCCGAGGCCAAGGAACGCGACGGCGAAGAAGGCAAGCTTGCCAAGTATTTCTCCGAAGCTCCTGGCGAGGGCGACTAAGGTCATCAGAGCGTCGGTGCGGTGTGACTCCGCTGCACTTGCCAGCGTGACGCGGCGGTGATTCGAAACTTTTGATTCTGCTGAAATTTTGTGCTATGGTCTTCAGCACATGCAGTTGAGCTCGTCACCCCCGTGCCGCAAGGCACGATTTTTTTGACACACATCTCCTGTTTCCTGGGCGTCGGACAAGCGGTCCCGACGCGCATGGAGCTTGACTGCACCAAAGTCCGGTAGCGGACATGCAACGAGTGAAGTGGTTGGTCCTTGCCGCAAGGAGCCTGCCATTGGGGCGTCAACAAGGAGTTCCAGTTTATGGTAGCCAAGAAAGTTCAGACACGGCTCGGGTTCAAGACAGGCGAATATGTCGTCTACCCCGCCCATGGTGTCGGTTTGATCGTCTCCATTGAAGAGCAGGAAGTCGCTGGCCTGACCCTCGAGCTGTTCGTGATCAGCTTCGAGCAGGACAAGCTGACCCTTCGCGTCCCCGTTGCCAAGGTCAAGTCGGTCGGTATGCGCAAGCTCGCCGAAGAAGACGAGATCAAGAAGGCACTCGATACCGTGACCGGCCGTGCTCGCGTCAAGCGCACCATGTGGTCGCGTCGCGCCCAGGAATACGAGGCAAAGATCAATTCGGGCGATTTGATCGCGATCTCCGAAGTGGTTCGCGACCTTTATCGCTCTGAAGACCAGCCGGAGCAGAGCTATTCGGAACGTCAGCTCTTCGAGCAGGCCATGGACCGCATGAGCCGCGAAGTCGGTTCGGTCAAGAAGCTGACGCTGACCGAGGCCGTGCAGGCCATCGAAAAGCAGCTCGCGAAGAGCCCTAAGCGCACTAAGGCCGATGCGGCTGAAAGCGAAAGCGACGAGGAAGCTGCGGCGTAAGCTGTTGGCGGAGTGAATTGACAAAGGCCGGCAGCGATGCCGGCCTTTTAGTTTTTGTGCCTTAGGCTGCGGAGGTATCGATACCCCCTCCCTACCTTTGCTACGGCCTGCGGCCTAGCGCCGGTACCCTCCCCTCAAGGGGGAGGGTGAGCACGGTGGCTGTTTCACCACTGCGTTTACCTTCCCCCTCAGAGGGGAAGGCAAGCAGAGCTTGGCGAGGAACGAGCCTAGCGGCGCTCGGAAGGGGGCGACCTTCACCCCAGATTCGCGCGCCTGCCGCTCCAGCTCAGCGCGACGACGATGAAGCTGAGGACGCCCACCAGGACGTGTGGCCACCAGATCTGATCGGCGAAGTTGAAGAGCCAGGGCGAGACCAGGAGGACGAGGCCGACCAGGAGGTCGAGCACGAGATGGATAGGGTAGGGGATGAGTTTGGCTACGGAGAGTTCGTAGCGGGTCAGGAGGCTAACGATGATGATGGCGATGGCCAGAACCGTCGGCACCATCTGCGCCGGTCCGCCATCGGCAAAGCCGAAGAGGTAGGGAGCCAGCAGCAAGACGGCGGCCACGAGATAGTCGATGATGCCGTGAACGCGCGATGACATTGTGGGAGCCTCCAAGATCCATTCTTTTTGGCAATGGACTGGCGAAGCGCGGGTTCCCCGGCGCGTTTGCTGTCACACGGCGAGCATCTCGCGCATGGCGCTGGCTATGGCTTCGGGATGGTAGGGCTTGCCGAAAAAACGGCTGCCGGAAGGCATGTCATCCTCGCCCACACGATGGTGGCCGGAGGTCACGATGATCCTGATCGGCGGCCAGCGATTGCGAACGGCAGCGGCAAGCTTGAGGCCATCCATGCTGCCGGGCATGTCGATATCGGTAAACATGACCTGCACATCGCTGTGCTTGGCCAGCATGGCGATGGCCTCGTCGGCATTGGCGGCCTCGAGCACAATGAAGCCGAGGTCGTCCAGGCGATCAGAAATGTTCATCCGCAACAGCGGCTCATCTTCGACGATGAGGACGGTGATGGGTGACGTCATTGGAGCGACAGCCGTTTATCCGGTGATAAGAGCAGTTGGCTTGTCGAATGCGGCCGAGCCCGCAAAAGATGCCAAGGGTCCGATCACAAATATGGGCAGCGGCGATCAGGTTTTTCCCAAGACGTCGCGCATGCTGACCGTGGCGCTTCCGGGCCGCAGCGGCTGCTGCTGGCTTTCATGCGGGACCCAGCCGGCAAGCCAGATGATTTCGAGCGTCGCGCGGATGCGGCCATCGGGATCGGCATCGCGGCTGGCGTAAGCCTGGGCTGCGGTGGCGAGCAGCCTACGTGTGGCGAAGCGGCGTGGGCGATCGGCTAGCGGGTTGGCGGCGCCCAGGGCCTTGAGTTCGGTCATCAGGGCGAAGGGGCTGGAATAGCGGACGCGATGAGTTTCGACGTCGGCGACGGGGATGGCGAAGCCGGCGCGCTGCAGCAAGGCGCCGGCATCGCGCACCTGCGTCATGGGGGCCACGCGGGCGGAGGCGCCCCCCGAGACGTCGAGATCAGCGGCAAGGAAAGCCTCGCGCAACTCGCTCAGCGTTTCGCCGCCCAGAAAGGCTGCAAGCAGGAGGCCGTCGGGCTTCAGCACGCGCCGCAAGCGGGCGAGATGGCCGGGGACGTCGTCGACGGCCTGTAGATGCAGCAGGGAAACGATGAGGTCGTGCTCGCCCGGTGGCAGTTCGGGGAAGTCCCCGGTGAAGGCCTCGACGCGCTGGGCAGCCACCGGGCCATTGGCGGTGAAGAGCGTGTCCGGGAGCGTCGCCGCGTCCGGACCGATCAGGATGGCGCGCGAAAAATCGCGCTTGTGGGCGCCGAGGCGGTCCTGCAGGTCCTCGACCACGAGGTCACGCACGAAGTTGGCGCTGCCCTGGCGGCGGGACAAGTTGCGAAAGATTTGGGCGGGGTCGAAAAGACGGGGCGGGGCGGACATGAAGGGGCTTTCGCCGGGGCCGGCTCGGGACAATAATGGCCCTTATGGTCTTGGGGGAAGACGAAGTCAAAGCACGGAGCCTTGTGGCGCGAACCGCCTTTGGTTTGCGGCGCATGGGCCTTGCCGTGCTGGACCAGCTTTATCCGCCGGTTTGCGCGGCCTGCGGTGCGCCACTGGCTGAGGGTGGCGGCCTCTGCGCCTCGTGTTTCATGCAGCTGCGACCAATTACGTCGCCATTTTGCCCGGTACTTGGGCTGCCTTTCGAGACGGACGAGGGAGTCGGAATGTTGTCCGCGGAAGCCATTGCCGATCCGCCGCCTTTCGGGCGGGCGCGGGCGGCGCTTGCCTATGGCGAGATGGTCGGGACGCTGGTGAGCCGGCTCAAATATGGGGACCGGGTGGAGCTCGCGACCTTTTGCGGGCGGCTGATGGCGGCAGCGGGACGCGAGTTCTGGGAGGCGGAGCCCGTGCTGGTGCCGGTGCCGCTCCATCCCAGCCGTCTGCGCTTCCGGCGCTATAACCAGTCACTGCTGTTGGCCCAGGCGGTTGGGCGGATCACGGGGCTCACGGTCGACCCGCATCTCGTCGTGCGGCACAAAAGAACACGGCAGCAGGTAGGGCTTTCGGGCGATGGCCGCTTGCGCAATGTGCAGGGCGCCTTCGTCACGCATCCGCGCGCGCTGGAACGGTTGGCCGGGCGGCCGGTTGTTCTGGTTGACGATGTTTATACGACGGGCGCTACGGTCAAGGCCGTGACGCGGGCATTGAAGAAGGGCGGGGCAGAGCAGGTTGATGTCCTGACCTTTGCCCGCGTTGTCATTGGCGATGATGTGCCCATATAAGATCAACAACAATTTCGGAGCCGAGCCATGGCCAAGATCGAGATCTACACCACCCCGACCTGCCCCTATTGCCACGCGGCCAAGTCGCTGCTCAACGAAAAGGGCGCCGCGTTCGACGAAATCACTGTGCTCGATCCGTCCTTGCGCGAAGCCATGACGCAGCGCGCCAATGGCCGCCGAACCGTGCCGCAGATCTTTATCGATGACGCCCATATCGGCGGTTACGACGACATCGCGGCGCTTGATCGCCGTGGCGGCCTCGACCCGCTTCTGGCGCAATAGCAAAGTGAAAGTCGCAGCCATCCAGATGCGCTCGGGGCTCGACCCCGAGGCCAACCTTCGTGCGCTCGAACCGCTCCTCGCGGAGGCGGCGGCACAGGGCGCCCAATATGCGCTGACCCCGGAAGTAACGATGATCTTTCCGGAAAACCGGGAGCAGTTGCGCTCGGTGGCGGCGTCGTTCGAGGGGCATCCGCAGCTGGCGGCCGTGGGTGAGCTGGCGCAGCAGCACGGCATGTTCGTGCAGATGGGGTCGCTGCCGATCCCGCTCGAGGACGGGCGCTTCGCCAATCGTTCGGTACTATTCGGGCCGGGCGGGCAGCAGGTGGCCACCTATGACAAGATCCACCTCTTCGATGCCGATATTGCCGGGCTCAACGCGTATCGCGAAAGCGCGACCTATCGCGGCGGCGACGTGGCGGTGACGGCGGACCTGGGCGAGTTCACGCTCGGTTTTGCCATCTGCTACGACATGCGCTTTCCGCGCCTCTTCAATGCGCTTGCCAATGCAGGAGCCAACCTCATTGCCGTGCCGGCAGCCTTTACGGTGCCGACGGGCCAGGCGCATTGGCATGTGCTGCTGCGGGCGCGAGCGATCGAAACAGGGTCTTATGTGATCGCGGCGGCGCAGGGTGGAACGCACCAGAATGGGCGCGCGACCTATGGGCATTCGCTGATCATCGACCCTTGGGGCAAGGTCATTGCCGAGCTCGACCATGACGAGCCGGGCGTGCTTGTCTCCGAGATCGATGCGGCGGCGGTGATCGAGGCGCGGGGCAGGGTGCCGGCTCTGGCAAACGCGCGCGATTTTGCCGTGCCCTCTTCCAAGCGCTGAGCGGCAGACCTATATCGGCACTATCGTGATCAGCTATTCCCTTCAATGTTCGCAAGGCCACCGCTTCGAGGCCTGGTTCAAGAATGCCGCCGCCTATGACGAGCAGCAGGTGCGCGGCATCGTCGCCTGTGCCCAGTGCGGCGATGCGCAGGTCGAAAAGGCGCTGATGGCACCGGCCGTGGCGCGGACGGACGGCGAGCGCGTTCCGGTCTCGTCCATGCATCCCGACGCGGTCAAATTCCGCGAGATGCTGCGCGAATACCGGCGCAGGCTCGTCAGCACGGCTGAAAATGTCGGCGACCGCTTTGCCGAAGAGGCGCGAAAAATCCATTTCGAGGAAGCCGAGGAGCGCGCCATTTTTGGTGAAGCAACCCGCGACGAGGTTGTGGCTTTACTCGACGAGGGCATCGATTTTCTGCCGTTGCCGGACGTCGGCGACGACAACTAACGACTGGCCATTATTCATCTGATGCTGGGCTGCAAAGCCAGGTCTTCTGCGCTTCCGGTTCTCACGTACCCAAACGTAGGCTCCGGTCCGGTTCTCGAAGACCAGGCTTTTCGCCTCAGCCTGCGATGAATACCGGCCAGTCCCAAACCAAGGAGAAAAACATGGCTCAACTCGACGCATCCCTGTCGGGCACTTTTGCTATCGGCGGCGACCTTCAGGTCAACCGTCTCGGCTTTGGCGCCATGCGCATTACCGGCAAGGGCATTTGGGGGCAACCTGAGGATCGCGACGAAACGATCCGGGTGCTCAAGCGCCTGCCCGAGCTTAACGTCAATTTCGTCGACACGGCGGAAAGCTATGGTCCCTATGTCAGCGAAGACCTGATCGGGGAAGCACTGGCGCCTTATGACAAGGGCACGGTGGTCGCCACCAAGAGCGGCTTGACCCGCACGGGGCCGGATGAATGGCATCAGCTCGGCCGCCCGGAATTCCTACGCCAGGGCGTGATGACCAGCATGCGCCGCCTCAAGCTCGAGCAGATCCCGCTCTGGCAGCTGCACCGCATCGACGGGAAGACGCCGCGCGAGGACCAGTTCGGGGTCATCGCCGACATGCAGAAGGAAGGCCTCATCAAGCATGTGGGCCTTAGCGAAGTCAGCGTCGAGGACATCAAGGAAGCCCAGAAGCACTTCAAGGTCGCGACGGTTCAGAACATGTATAACCTCGTCAGCCGCAAGGCCGAGGACGTGCTTGATTTCTGCGAAGCCAATGATATCGGCTTCATCCCGTGGCGCCCCATCGACGGTGGCAACCTTGAATCCACCAGCGCCGAGTTCAAGGCGATCATGGACAAGCATGGCGCAACGGCAAGCCAGCTTGCTTTGGCCTGGATGCTGCACCGTTCGCGCGTCATGCTGCCCATTCCGGGCACCAGCAAGGTGAAGCACCTCGAAGACAACATCGCCGCCGCTGCAATCAAGCTCAGCGACGAAGATTTTGCGACGCTCGACAAGGTCGGTCGCCAGCAATAAGCAGCTAGCCACTTTGCTTCCGGCAGGCGAATCTGCTGGCCGGAAGCTCGCCTGCCGTGGAACTATTCGCCCAGGATTTGGGGAATAGTCATGAAGCTCTGCTTGGCAACTGCCGCTGCAATTGTGTTCAGCGCGCCTGCCCTCGCGGCGGGAATACTTGATCCGATGCTAGGCGACCCGGGGGGCTGTTACGCCCGCGCCTATGATCAGGCTCATCTGAGCAGCCATCCCCGCCAGCGGGTCGAATATATTTCGCTCGGCTATTCGGATTGGCAGGAGCCGGGCTACGACATTACCCTCGATCTCAGCTTCACCCTGCGCGACGGGAGCGTCTATTCCGGCCTGGCCTATTGCCGAGAGGACCTATGTGCGCTCGAAGGCGACGGGGGCTATTTCAATCTCTTGCCACGCAATGACGGGCTCGAACTCTCGGTCGTTCGATATCTCGAACTCGAGGGCTACAATAGCTTTTCGGGAAATCTGATGAATAGCGACGATCAGGTCTTCCTGATCTATCCGGCGCGGCCAGCGGCCTGCTTTAGGGATTAGGGCGGTTCGATAGGGAGGGTGGAATCCCCGCTATCGAACCTGACCAAATCAGCTGTCTTGGCAGACCGCTGAAAAGGCTGGGTGGGTGTTAGCACCGCGAGCGGTGATTGTCACGTGTTTGTCAAAGACGAC includes:
- the fdxA gene encoding ferredoxin FdxA, yielding MTYIVTDNCIACKYTDCVEVCPVDCFYEGENMLVIHPDECIDCGVCEPECPAEAIKPDTESGLDAWLELNRKFSAAWPNLTERRDQLPEAKERDGEEGKLAKYFSEAPGEGD
- a CDS encoding CarD family transcriptional regulator, encoding MVAKKVQTRLGFKTGEYVVYPAHGVGLIVSIEEQEVAGLTLELFVISFEQDKLTLRVPVAKVKSVGMRKLAEEDEIKKALDTVTGRARVKRTMWSRRAQEYEAKINSGDLIAISEVVRDLYRSEDQPEQSYSERQLFEQAMDRMSREVGSVKKLTLTEAVQAIEKQLAKSPKRTKADAAESESDEEAAA
- the grxC gene encoding glutaredoxin 3, with translation MAKIEIYTTPTCPYCHAAKSLLNEKGAAFDEITVLDPSLREAMTQRANGRRTVPQIFIDDAHIGGYDDIAALDRRGGLDPLLAQ
- a CDS encoding DUF3108 domain-containing protein; protein product: MIRSALLAFSLATPLLAAPVQAAPVDAKVSYVVTVGGINVALVDVDFDDDGQRYAFDVKARVTGLGSVVASGTATANISGTSGGSSLQSERFQLETRANGEVFNVDVGFSGRDVGSFTVNPPVLDGYDRVPLERGHLTNVGDFLSAFVLKGAALDRSLCDQNFRIFTGVERFNIAMSFLDNDEATSPRTGYQGPLVACSVDYQPVSGHFESSEMTSYLADTSRIIAWYAPLGASGYFVPYRVIIGTSMGDMSMVLTSARS
- a CDS encoding response regulator, whose protein sequence is MTSPITVLIVEDEPLLRMNISDRLDDLGFIVLEAANADEAIAMLAKHSDVQVMFTDIDMPGSMDGLKLAAAVRNRWPPIRIIVTSGHHRVGEDDMPSGSRFFGKPYHPEAIASAMREMLAV
- a CDS encoding carbon-nitrogen hydrolase family protein, translating into MKVAAIQMRSGLDPEANLRALEPLLAEAAAQGAQYALTPEVTMIFPENREQLRSVAASFEGHPQLAAVGELAQQHGMFVQMGSLPIPLEDGRFANRSVLFGPGGQQVATYDKIHLFDADIAGLNAYRESATYRGGDVAVTADLGEFTLGFAICYDMRFPRLFNALANAGANLIAVPAAFTVPTGQAHWHVLLRARAIETGSYVIAAAQGGTHQNGRATYGHSLIIDPWGKVIAELDHDEPGVLVSEIDAAAVIEARGRVPALANARDFAVPSSKR
- a CDS encoding methyltransferase domain-containing protein, which codes for MSAPPRLFDPAQIFRNLSRRQGSANFVRDLVVEDLQDRLGAHKRDFSRAILIGPDAATLPDTLFTANGPVAAQRVEAFTGDFPELPPGEHDLIVSLLHLQAVDDVPGHLARLRRVLKPDGLLLAAFLGGETLSELREAFLAADLDVSGGASARVAPMTQVRDAGALLQRAGFAIPVADVETHRVRYSSPFALMTELKALGAANPLADRPRRFATRRLLATAAQAYASRDADPDGRIRATLEIIWLAGWVPHESQQQPLRPGSATVSMRDVLGKT
- a CDS encoding helicase-related protein, with protein sequence MSFAPSHSVKAILGPTNTGKTYFAIERMLAHPTGMIGLPLRLLAREVYQRVVERVGEQAVALITGEERIVPAKPRYWVATVEAMPMDIHVDCVAIDEIQTAIDFYRGHIFTDRILKARGFHETLLLGSGTMANVVRKLVPHVEIIDRPRFSQLTYAGSKKISRQPPRSAIVAFSARQVYAIAELIRRERGGAAVVMGALSPRTRNAQVELYQNGDVDFLVATDAIGMGLNLDIHHVAFADDTKFDGHQSRPLTPSELGQIAGRAGRHKHNGTFGVTGGTEGFDEELVVQLETHDFEPIKVVQWRNSVLDFSSIERLRGSLEAAPDDRTLTRVPVAKDQHALEFVARNEGAALARGHEAVKLLWECCQIPDYQGISPAAHGEIVTRIFTDLRRNRHVNADWIAEQVRFCDNSEGDIDTLSNRIKQIRTWTFVANRKNWLEDPAYWREKTRDIEDRLSDALHERLTQRFVDRRTSVLLRHLKDKRMVSPEINGQGEVRLEGHLIGTIEGFRFTLARNDGDMDAKGLRGAAESVVAPEIHNRAERLGGAPNEEFVLATDGRMRWRGEVVAELAEGDSIYRPRIIILADETLTGPDLEKVQDRLSLWLRHHINTVLEQVMSLEAPADIEGTARGIAYQLFEGIGILPRGAVSDEVKGLDQDVRGKLRKLGIKFGAYHIYLPLSLKPAPRELAIILFALKHGGVRQPGVTDIPHIVLSGRTSFLVDPEVDPRLYEIAGFKVAGKRAVRIDILERLADIIRPLIALDAGRPYAGDLPAGAAEGNGFRTTVEMTSLLGCSGEDFASILQSLGYRLRRTPKVAAPAEASAEAPALEAVLEDNPASVDAVDEVAIEPAPVEIVAEGVVPDAAPADASAPAEPEFDEVWFPGRRNDHHQPRRPEGRRRPEGDAEAGQNRRPDRTRPAHAKGGQRRPEGDAGQRPSTERPSNERPKNERPKNERPAQTRPRDDERRTRPEKNERPAANANSRPAREERKVVFDPDSPFAKLAALRGKTE
- a CDS encoding ComF family protein — translated: MALMVLGEDEVKARSLVARTAFGLRRMGLAVLDQLYPPVCAACGAPLAEGGGLCASCFMQLRPITSPFCPVLGLPFETDEGVGMLSAEAIADPPPFGRARAALAYGEMVGTLVSRLKYGDRVELATFCGRLMAAAGREFWEAEPVLVPVPLHPSRLRFRRYNQSLLLAQAVGRITGLTVDPHLVVRHKRTRQQVGLSGDGRLRNVQGAFVTHPRALERLAGRPVVLVDDVYTTGATVKAVTRALKKGGAEQVDVLTFARVVIGDDVPI
- a CDS encoding RNA-binding S4 domain-containing protein, whose amino-acid sequence is MTEPGAAPLHKERLDRFLHFSRAVKSRTLAQKLIESGAVRVNSERTERTDLKVGAGDVLTMTLHGRLVVWRILDAGSRRGPASEAQGLYEDISPPPLPRPEVSVYDAAIAERAPGSGRPTKKERRETDRLIEDEE
- a CDS encoding SPW repeat domain-containing protein, whose translation is MSSRVHGIIDYLVAAVLLLAPYLFGFADGGPAQMVPTVLAIAIIIVSLLTRYELSVAKLIPYPIHLVLDLLVGLVLLVSPWLFNFADQIWWPHVLVGVLSFIVVALSWSGRRANLG